TGTATGGATGTAAAATTAAAAAAGCACCAGCCTCTTCAAGATGACAAAGTAAGAGACTTAATACGACAAAGTCAGGATGGAGATCAAAAAGCACGAGAAGAAATAGTAAATAAAAATACTAGGCTGGTTTGGTCGGTAGTTCAACGTTTTATTAATCGAGGATATGAAGCGGAAGATCTTTTTCAAATTGGTGTGATCGGGTTAATTAAATCAGTGGATAAATTTGATTTGTCCTATGATGTTAAATTCTCTACTTACGCTGTCCCAATGATTATTGGAGAAATTCAGCGTTTCATTCGAGATGATGGTACAGTAAAAGTAAGTCGTTCCTTAAAAGAATTAAATAACAAAGTAAGAAAAGCAAAAGAAGAATTAACAAAAAAATTAGGCAGAGTACCGACTCTTCAAGAAATTGCGGAATCCATGGA
This DNA window, taken from Alteribacillus bidgolensis, encodes the following:
- the sigF gene encoding RNA polymerase sporulation sigma factor SigF, with the translated sequence MDVKLKKHQPLQDDKVRDLIRQSQDGDQKAREEIVNKNTRLVWSVVQRFINRGYEAEDLFQIGVIGLIKSVDKFDLSYDVKFSTYAVPMIIGEIQRFIRDDGTVKVSRSLKELNNKVRKAKEELTKKLGRVPTLQEIAESMEMPMEEIVFATEATRSLSSLHETVYENDGDPITLMDQIADQGDSKWFDQIALKEVVEQLEERERLIVYLRYYKDKTQSEVAQRLGISQVQVSRLEKRILHKMKSQLSD